One window from the genome of Nicotiana tomentosiformis chromosome 5, ASM39032v3, whole genome shotgun sequence encodes:
- the LOC138892006 gene encoding uncharacterized protein, translating into MATVDNTRPKKLSHNHPLFLNSNNNSGAILISLQLRGHKNYSVWIQAMKIAILGRNKLGFINSKCKRENYGTNLVDLWERCNAIVLSWLMNCVSPELLSGMVYSSNAGAVWDDLKECFDNVDCSRIFQIHKEIAITSQGTNSISTYFSKLRVLWAEFDSLTPIPGCNCVKSRKFVQFMEHQKLLHFLMGLNESYEQA; encoded by the coding sequence ATGGCGACAGTCGATAACACCAGACCTAAAAAACTAAGTCACAATCATCCGCTCTTCTTGAATTCAAATAATAATTCAGGAGCTATATTGATTTCGTTACAATTGAGAGGACACAAAAATTACTCTGTGTGGATCCAAGCAATGAAGATTGCAATCCTAGGTCGAAACAAGCTAGGTTTCATTAACAGCAAATGCAAAAGGGAGAATTATGGTACGAACCTTGTTGACCTCTGGGAACGTTGTAATGCGATTGTATTGTCTTGGTTGATGAACTGTGTTTCACCAGAATTACTGAGTGGAATGGTGTATTCCTCAAATGCTGGTGCGGTATGGGATGATTTGAAGGAATGTTTTGATAATGTGGATTGTTCTAGGATTTTTCAGATCCACAAAGAAATTGCTATTACTAGTCAGGGCACTAACTCAATTTCAACTTACTTCTCAAAATTGAGAGTGCTTTGGGCCGAATTTGATAGTTTGACACCAATTCCTGGTTGTAACTGTGTCAAATCTCGTAAATTTGTTCAGTTTATGGAGCACCAAAAGCTTCTACATTTTCTGATGGGGCTAAATGAGTCATACGAGCAGGCTTGA